From a region of the Micropterus dolomieu isolate WLL.071019.BEF.003 ecotype Adirondacks linkage group LG21, ASM2129224v1, whole genome shotgun sequence genome:
- the p2rx2 gene encoding P2X purinoceptor 2 isoform X2: MQIGDEQEQYVFISQKAYQESETRPDSSVYTCMKGYAVHGDDVFDTVEYAQPSEGGDVISTILRREVTYDQRQGTCAEHFTVANANCTTDTDCVQGEVDFDGHGRRTGRCVQYYNHTFKTCEIQTWCPIEEYAVVREPALVEAINFTVTIRNSIHFPRFKVLRGNIKDASNKRSMRLYLNKCHYHKEKEPYCPNFRLGYIADQARESFSELCRTGGVIGVFINWNCNLDLDPSHCKPTYSFRRLDLRKDQDISGYYYRFAKYYSKDGVESRTLIKAYGIRLDVIVHGHAGKFSPIPTIISTVTAMTSVGICTIICDWIMLTFIDKNEVYSDRKFDEIIKEPKMPISTELSFVNSYGSNHSDLSDGVPL, encoded by the exons ATGCAGATTGGAGatgagcaggagca GTATGTCTTCATAAGTCAGAAAGCGTACCAAGAGAGTGAAACTCGTCCAGACAGCTCAGTTTACACATGCATGAAAGGCTACGCAGTACATGGAGATGATGTCTTTGATACTGTGGAGTACGCTCAACCCTCAGAG GGTGGTGATGTGATTAGCACGATATTGAGACGAGAAGTTACATATGATCAGAGGCAAGGAACCTGCGCCGAG CATTTCACAGTTGCCAATGCCAACTGTACGACCGACACTGACTGTGTCCAGGGAGAGGTTGACTTTGATGGCCATG GCAGAAGGACCGGCAGATGTGTTCAGTACTACAACCACACCTTCAAAACCTGTGAGATCCAAACCTGGTGTCCTATTGAGGAGTACGCTGTAGTACG AGAACCAGCGTTAGTGGAGGCCATCAATTTCACAGTGACAATCAGGAACTCTATCCACTTCCCCAGATTTAAAGTACTGAG GGGAAATATAAAAGATGCTTCAAACAAGCGTAGCATGAGGTTGTACCTCAATAAGTGTCATTATCATAAGGAGAAAGAGCCCTACTGTCCAAACTTCCGCCTGGGGTACATCGCAGACCAAGCGAGGGAGAGTTTCAGTGAGCTCTGCAGGACT GGAGGAGTCATAGGGGTTTTCATCAACTGGAATTGTAACCTGGACCTGGATCCTTCACACTGTAAACCCACATATTCCTTCCGCCGTCTTGATCTCCGAAAGGATCAGGACATCTCTGGTTACTACTACAG GTTTGCCAAATATTACAGCAAGGATGGAGTAGAGTCTCGGACACTTATCAAGGCTTATGGCATCCGTCTGGATGTCATAGTTCATGGACAT GCTGGTAAATTCAGTCCCATCCCAACCATCATCAGCACGGTCACTGCCATGACTTCAGTTGGGATT TGCACCATCATCTGTGACTGGATAATGCTGACGTTTATTGACAAGAATGAAGTCTACAGTGACAGGAAGTTTGACGAG ATAATCAAGGAGCCCAAGATGCCCATTTCCACAGAGCTCAGCTTCGTCAACAGCTACGGCTCAAACCATTCAGACCTGTCAGACGGTGTGCCGCTGTAA
- the p2rx2 gene encoding P2X purinoceptor 2 isoform X1 yields MCEAFHQFIMGLRLFIKEYFLGFWDYETPKVMVVRNRTLGVIYRGVQFLVITYFIWYVFISQKAYQESETRPDSSVYTCMKGYAVHGDDVFDTVEYAQPSEGGDVISTILRREVTYDQRQGTCAEHFTVANANCTTDTDCVQGEVDFDGHGRRTGRCVQYYNHTFKTCEIQTWCPIEEYAVVREPALVEAINFTVTIRNSIHFPRFKVLRGNIKDASNKRSMRLYLNKCHYHKEKEPYCPNFRLGYIADQARESFSELCRTGGVIGVFINWNCNLDLDPSHCKPTYSFRRLDLRKDQDISGYYYRFAKYYSKDGVESRTLIKAYGIRLDVIVHGHAGKFSPIPTIISTVTAMTSVGICTIICDWIMLTFIDKNEVYSDRKFDEIIKEPKMPISTELSFVNSYGSNHSDLSDGVPL; encoded by the exons ATGTGTGAAGCATTTCATCAGTTCATCATGGGGTTACGACTTTTTATAAAGGAGTATTTTCTTGGTTTCTGGGACTACGAGACACCAAAGGTGATGGTGGTTAGAAACAGAACTCTTGGAGTAATTTACAGAGGCGTTCAGTTTCTTGTGATCACCTATTTCATCTG GTATGTCTTCATAAGTCAGAAAGCGTACCAAGAGAGTGAAACTCGTCCAGACAGCTCAGTTTACACATGCATGAAAGGCTACGCAGTACATGGAGATGATGTCTTTGATACTGTGGAGTACGCTCAACCCTCAGAG GGTGGTGATGTGATTAGCACGATATTGAGACGAGAAGTTACATATGATCAGAGGCAAGGAACCTGCGCCGAG CATTTCACAGTTGCCAATGCCAACTGTACGACCGACACTGACTGTGTCCAGGGAGAGGTTGACTTTGATGGCCATG GCAGAAGGACCGGCAGATGTGTTCAGTACTACAACCACACCTTCAAAACCTGTGAGATCCAAACCTGGTGTCCTATTGAGGAGTACGCTGTAGTACG AGAACCAGCGTTAGTGGAGGCCATCAATTTCACAGTGACAATCAGGAACTCTATCCACTTCCCCAGATTTAAAGTACTGAG GGGAAATATAAAAGATGCTTCAAACAAGCGTAGCATGAGGTTGTACCTCAATAAGTGTCATTATCATAAGGAGAAAGAGCCCTACTGTCCAAACTTCCGCCTGGGGTACATCGCAGACCAAGCGAGGGAGAGTTTCAGTGAGCTCTGCAGGACT GGAGGAGTCATAGGGGTTTTCATCAACTGGAATTGTAACCTGGACCTGGATCCTTCACACTGTAAACCCACATATTCCTTCCGCCGTCTTGATCTCCGAAAGGATCAGGACATCTCTGGTTACTACTACAG GTTTGCCAAATATTACAGCAAGGATGGAGTAGAGTCTCGGACACTTATCAAGGCTTATGGCATCCGTCTGGATGTCATAGTTCATGGACAT GCTGGTAAATTCAGTCCCATCCCAACCATCATCAGCACGGTCACTGCCATGACTTCAGTTGGGATT TGCACCATCATCTGTGACTGGATAATGCTGACGTTTATTGACAAGAATGAAGTCTACAGTGACAGGAAGTTTGACGAG ATAATCAAGGAGCCCAAGATGCCCATTTCCACAGAGCTCAGCTTCGTCAACAGCTACGGCTCAAACCATTCAGACCTGTCAGACGGTGTGCCGCTGTAA